A genomic segment from Saprospiraceae bacterium encodes:
- a CDS encoding NAD(P)/FAD-dependent oxidoreductase, producing the protein MDKIKHLIIGAGPAGLAMAGRLRHAGLDFEVLEQSQQVGNTWHNHYDRLHLHTVKQWSHLPHLEFPEDYPLYVSRAALTAYFDQYAKHFNINPHFGEQVSTIKKVSNGQWQVLTQKGSEYLAEKVIIATGVNRVPIIPSWPGQATFKGDITHSIQYKNPAPYEGKKVLVIGMGNTGAEVALDLSEKGVDTYISVRHPISVVPRDLNGRPVQVTSKQLAKLPFGLGDWLGSQIRKLYFGNLKPYGLESSKMHPAVQLRETGKTPIVDIGTIKAIKAGAIKVVKDIDHFTETGVQLKTGGHLEVDSVILATGYKAKVEAFLEKAEDLLDQYGCPKTPIADGFHTGIFFLGFDNYKLGGILGTIYSDSELILEHLK; encoded by the coding sequence ATGGATAAAATTAAACACCTGATCATTGGTGCAGGTCCTGCGGGGCTGGCCATGGCAGGAAGATTACGCCACGCTGGCCTCGATTTTGAAGTACTTGAACAAAGTCAACAGGTCGGAAATACCTGGCACAACCATTATGATCGCCTGCATTTGCATACGGTTAAACAATGGTCCCACCTCCCTCATCTCGAATTTCCGGAGGACTATCCCCTCTACGTTTCACGCGCAGCATTGACCGCTTATTTTGACCAATATGCTAAACATTTTAATATAAATCCTCACTTTGGCGAGCAGGTAAGCACCATCAAAAAAGTATCGAATGGCCAATGGCAGGTACTAACACAAAAGGGAAGTGAATACCTGGCTGAAAAGGTGATTATCGCCACGGGGGTGAACCGAGTACCTATCATTCCTAGTTGGCCAGGCCAAGCGACCTTTAAAGGGGATATCACCCATAGCATTCAGTACAAGAATCCAGCACCCTACGAAGGTAAAAAAGTATTGGTGATCGGGATGGGGAATACGGGTGCGGAGGTCGCCCTTGATTTGAGTGAAAAAGGAGTTGACACCTATATTTCCGTTCGCCATCCCATTAGTGTCGTCCCTAGGGACCTTAATGGGCGGCCTGTCCAGGTTACCTCCAAACAGTTGGCAAAACTTCCCTTTGGCCTGGGCGACTGGCTAGGCTCTCAAATCCGAAAGCTATATTTTGGCAATTTAAAGCCCTATGGTCTGGAATCTTCAAAGATGCATCCGGCCGTCCAACTCCGGGAAACAGGCAAAACGCCTATCGTCGATATTGGCACCATCAAGGCCATCAAAGCTGGAGCCATCAAAGTAGTCAAAGACATTGACCATTTCACCGAAACAGGTGTCCAACTCAAAACGGGCGGACACCTCGAAGTGGACAGTGTCATCCTGGCCACTGGTTATAAGGCCAAAGTAGAGGCATTCCTGGAAAAAGCCGAGGACTTATTGGATCAGTATGGCTGTCCTAAGACGCCAATCGCTGATGGCTTTCATACTGGTATTTTCTTTTTGGGCTTTGATAATTATAAATTGGGGGGCATCCTGGGCACTATTTATTCGGATTCGGAGCTGATCTTGGAGCATTTGAAGTAA
- a CDS encoding right-handed parallel beta-helix repeat-containing protein, which translates to MILKPNPTVVIIACLLSLLLACQKEASYPFKLSKSLVLPAAPINDPSYGASANPTGDVIGGGICYSKQVEGGDFLVHTAAEFLSALELAQAGQTILVANGAQIDLSGQIDLRIPAGVTLAGNRGQCFTQGALIFNNDMPFESVWFWVGQDVRITGLRFRGPDDAFANIDYNLRPAKSTICFVLGEENIEIDNCEISQFSRGGIEIYPGGKNIYIHHNFIHDVHAYPVIALNRSGLPILIEANLIYWVWHATAGSGYPGTGYEARYNIMVRQTAPTSWLPYTGHHGIDMHPYLQVLQERNHRIAGHSMKIHHNTFLSAAVNDPSESDSPDVFVRGTPQELAQFYNNKFFNTEPDKAVVHFSGNTWVYNNKYGPSEMLIPIAQETSPQILFHQPPPPDIDVPLLSGDQTPVNITINMLDGLQLNEVIINLNGNTIFQGNAPPLPNELNIHFCDLNNALPYQELTVTAIDNRGIAGRHTTVFKGNCSNGR; encoded by the coding sequence ATGATATTAAAACCTAACCCCACTGTTGTAATTATTGCGTGCTTACTTTCTCTATTACTAGCCTGTCAAAAAGAAGCATCTTATCCATTTAAGTTATCTAAAAGCCTGGTACTTCCGGCTGCGCCGATCAACGACCCATCCTACGGCGCCAGTGCCAACCCGACTGGAGATGTCATTGGGGGTGGTATTTGTTATAGTAAACAAGTAGAAGGCGGAGATTTTCTCGTTCATACGGCTGCCGAATTTCTTAGCGCATTGGAACTAGCCCAGGCGGGTCAGACCATCCTGGTGGCTAATGGTGCCCAGATTGACCTGAGTGGCCAAATCGATTTACGCATACCGGCAGGGGTGACCTTGGCCGGCAATCGCGGTCAATGCTTCACGCAAGGAGCGCTGATTTTTAACAATGACATGCCTTTCGAAAGCGTTTGGTTTTGGGTAGGTCAGGACGTCAGAATTACGGGTTTGCGATTTAGGGGTCCGGATGATGCTTTTGCAAATATTGACTATAACCTTCGTCCAGCCAAATCGACGATTTGTTTTGTCCTTGGTGAGGAAAACATAGAAATTGACAATTGCGAAATCTCCCAATTTAGTAGAGGCGGAATCGAAATTTACCCTGGTGGGAAAAACATTTACATTCACCACAATTTCATTCATGACGTACATGCTTATCCGGTTATTGCCCTCAACAGGTCAGGATTGCCGATACTAATTGAGGCCAACCTGATCTACTGGGTATGGCATGCGACTGCGGGCAGTGGCTATCCAGGCACAGGCTACGAAGCCCGATATAATATCATGGTAAGGCAAACTGCACCGACCTCCTGGCTGCCTTACACTGGCCATCATGGTATTGATATGCACCCTTATTTACAAGTCTTACAAGAACGGAATCATCGCATTGCCGGTCATAGCATGAAAATTCACCATAATACCTTCTTAAGTGCAGCAGTGAACGACCCATCAGAAAGTGATTCGCCGGATGTCTTTGTAAGGGGAACGCCCCAAGAATTAGCGCAATTTTACAACAATAAATTCTTCAACACGGAACCGGATAAAGCAGTTGTTCATTTTAGCGGAAATACTTGGGTCTACAATAATAAATATGGGCCATCCGAAATGTTGATTCCCATTGCCCAGGAAACTTCACCCCAAATTCTATTCCATCAACCGCCGCCGCCCGATATTGATGTGCCCTTGCTCTCAGGCGACCAAACGCCTGTAAATATCACCATTAATATGTTGGATGGATTACAACTAAATGAAGTGATTATTAACCTTAATGGAAATACCATTTTTCAAGGAAATGCGCCACCTCTACCCAATGAGCTAAACATTCATTTTTGCGATTTGAATAATGCCCTCCCCTACCAGGAACTAACGGTAACGGCCATTGATAATCGAGGCATTGCTGGTCGCCATACAACTGTTTTTAAAGGGAATTGCTCTAATGGCCGGTAG